In one window of Dyella thiooxydans DNA:
- a CDS encoding threonine/serine ThrE exporter family protein translates to MSAVVPVAASADFSTAALNTRISFLVELARRLHQYGTTAPRLEMAIARSAQQMGLAADVWSSPTAIIISFSDLAQGDEGLAQVTQVMRLPPGDVNLARLCEADEIADRVMSGEIELREGFRLLRLLGLPDTRRAQAGVVASYGLSAACVVGLLLHSSWADLLASGLIGLVIGAITILAASRPRLAAASDAICALVATTIAILVSAYVVPLAVKSVVLAGLIVLVPGMSLTTAVREISSQHLVSGVARMGGAISTLLKLTFGTVAATQLCGALGIDPGTYALPPLPGWVDYPSLLLGAFGFAILFRAARRDWPVVIGAVLVGYLATRWGGLISGSIPGAPFGVFLGGFLLGSIANLYARWMHRPGAVIREPGIILLVPGSVGFRSVSYLFERDTVLGLDTGVLLLTLLVSLVAGLLFGDLLVSSRRSL, encoded by the coding sequence ATGAGCGCCGTCGTCCCCGTCGCTGCATCGGCCGATTTCTCCACGGCTGCGCTGAACACGCGGATCAGCTTCCTGGTGGAGCTGGCGCGCCGCCTGCACCAGTACGGCACCACCGCGCCCCGGCTGGAGATGGCGATCGCCCGCTCGGCGCAGCAGATGGGACTGGCCGCCGACGTCTGGTCCAGTCCCACCGCGATCATCATTTCGTTCTCCGACCTGGCCCAGGGCGACGAGGGGCTGGCGCAGGTCACCCAGGTGATGCGGCTGCCGCCGGGCGACGTGAACCTGGCGCGGTTGTGCGAGGCGGACGAAATCGCCGACCGCGTGATGTCCGGGGAGATCGAGCTGCGCGAGGGCTTCCGCCTGCTGCGGCTGCTCGGCCTGCCTGATACACGGCGGGCGCAGGCCGGCGTGGTGGCCAGCTACGGGCTGTCCGCCGCCTGCGTGGTGGGCCTGCTGCTGCACAGCTCGTGGGCGGACCTGCTGGCCTCGGGGCTGATCGGGCTGGTGATCGGCGCGATCACCATCCTCGCTGCCAGCCGGCCGCGGCTGGCGGCGGCCAGCGATGCGATCTGCGCGCTGGTGGCGACCACCATCGCGATCCTGGTCAGTGCCTACGTGGTGCCGCTGGCGGTGAAGTCGGTAGTGCTGGCGGGGCTGATCGTGCTGGTGCCGGGCATGTCGCTGACCACCGCCGTGCGCGAGATCTCCAGCCAGCACCTGGTGTCGGGGGTGGCGCGCATGGGTGGGGCGATCTCCACGTTGCTCAAGCTCACCTTCGGCACCGTGGCGGCGACCCAGCTGTGCGGGGCGTTGGGCATCGATCCGGGGACCTATGCATTGCCGCCACTTCCGGGCTGGGTCGATTATCCGTCGCTGCTGCTGGGCGCATTCGGCTTCGCGATCCTGTTTCGCGCCGCGCGCCGCGACTGGCCAGTGGTGATCGGTGCGGTGCTGGTGGGTTATCTGGCCACGCGCTGGGGAGGATTGATTTCCGGCTCCATTCCGGGGGCGCCGTTCGGCGTATTCCTGGGCGGGTTCCTGCTGGGTTCGATCGCCAATCTCTACGCCCGCTGGATGCATCGCCCCGGTGCGGTGATCCGCGAGCCCGGGATTATCCTGCTGGTGCCCGGAAGCGTGGGATTCCGCAGCGTGTCCTATCTGTTCGAGCGGGATACCGTGCTGGGACTGGATACCGGCGTACTACTGCTGACCCTGCTCGTTTCACTGGTGGCGGGGCTGCTTTTCGGCGATCTGCTGGTATCGTCGCGGCGTTCGCTCTAG
- a CDS encoding sensor histidine kinase, with product MIRRLRSLEGRLSLLLMLAGLAGVLVYVGITDWPLPQLLALLHTDAKGVAPGPVHLGFGAGLAVSLAVLVPLALWMASLAMSPVSRLLRALEGSVASYRDGDFSISLAVNRRDELGELIAMHNALGQTLRDQRQHLVQRELLLDTVVQNTPVALVLTDAGGRVAYANIAARHLFNDGRSLHGLVFADVTADAPKAMREAVERGEDALLTVEMDNSEETFHISQRAFRLQGRPHRLLLFRRMTRELSRQEVASWKRVIRVISHELNNSLAPISSLAHSGAELARRGEVERLPGVFATIGERARHLHGFIAGYASFAKLPAPRKAEVPWGPFLEGLALHCRFRLLGGAPAQPGWFDAAQVEQVLINLIKNAHEAGGPDDEVTLALQVLGHDLRIEVADRGPGMSETVLAQALLPFYSTKRSGTGLGLALAREIAEAHGGRIALANREGGGLQVSLLLPLAATREV from the coding sequence ATGATCCGCCGTCTGCGTTCGCTCGAGGGGCGGCTGAGCCTGCTGCTGATGCTGGCCGGCCTGGCTGGCGTGCTGGTGTACGTCGGTATCACCGACTGGCCGCTGCCGCAGTTGCTTGCCCTGCTGCACACGGATGCGAAGGGTGTGGCACCCGGCCCGGTACATCTTGGCTTCGGGGCGGGTCTCGCGGTCAGCCTGGCCGTGCTGGTGCCACTGGCGCTGTGGATGGCCAGCCTGGCGATGTCGCCGGTCAGTCGCCTGCTGCGTGCGCTGGAAGGCTCGGTAGCGAGCTACCGCGATGGCGACTTCAGCATCTCGCTCGCAGTGAACCGCCGTGACGAGCTGGGCGAACTGATTGCCATGCACAACGCGCTTGGGCAGACCCTGCGCGATCAGCGCCAGCACCTGGTGCAGCGCGAGCTGCTGCTCGACACGGTGGTGCAGAACACGCCGGTGGCGCTGGTACTGACCGATGCCGGCGGGCGCGTCGCTTACGCCAACATCGCCGCGCGGCACCTGTTCAACGACGGCCGCAGCCTGCATGGGCTGGTCTTCGCTGACGTCACCGCCGACGCACCGAAGGCGATGCGCGAGGCGGTGGAGCGGGGCGAGGACGCGCTGCTGACGGTGGAGATGGACAACAGCGAGGAGACCTTCCACATCTCCCAGCGTGCTTTTCGCCTGCAGGGGCGGCCGCACCGCCTGCTGCTGTTCCGCCGCATGACGCGCGAACTTTCGCGGCAGGAGGTGGCGAGCTGGAAACGGGTGATCCGGGTGATCAGCCACGAGCTCAACAACTCGCTGGCGCCGATCTCCTCGCTGGCGCATTCCGGTGCCGAACTGGCGCGTCGCGGCGAGGTGGAGCGGTTGCCCGGCGTGTTCGCCACCATCGGCGAGCGCGCGCGGCACCTGCACGGTTTCATTGCCGGCTACGCCAGCTTCGCCAAGCTGCCGGCGCCACGCAAGGCAGAGGTGCCCTGGGGGCCGTTCCTCGAGGGACTGGCGCTGCATTGCCGGTTCCGCCTGCTGGGTGGAGCGCCTGCGCAGCCGGGCTGGTTCGATGCCGCCCAGGTCGAGCAGGTGCTGATCAACCTGATTAAGAACGCCCACGAGGCCGGGGGCCCCGACGACGAGGTCACCCTCGCCCTGCAGGTGCTGGGGCACGATCTGCGCATCGAAGTGGCCGACCGCGGTCCGGGCATGAGCGAGACCGTGCTTGCGCAGGCATTGCTGCCGTTCTACTCGACCAAGCGCTCGGGCACCGGCCTGGGGTTGGCGCTGGCCCGCGAGATCGCCGAGGCCCACGGCGGGCGCATTGCGCTGGCCAACCGCGAGGGCGGCGGGCTGCAGGTGAGCCTGCTGCTGCCGCTGGCCGCCACGCGGGAGGTTTGA
- the pssA gene encoding CDP-diacylglycerol--serine O-phosphatidyltransferase: MNPDTPVRRPRHRGIYLLPNLFTTAAMFSGFYAIVASIGGRYTEAAIAVFVAALLDGLDGRVARMTHTQSEFGVQYDSLSDLVSFGLAPALVMYTWSLSALREYGPMWGKVGWAAAFIYAACGALRLARFNTQVAVVDKRYFQGLASPSAAAVCMSFVWTMEKTGIAGSTLCFVTPVLAMVTGLLMVSRFRYFSFKSLPWTAGEGVSFVWMVVAVLVLVLLAIDPPRLLLAVFSAYLLSGPVLTLWGRATHRRVRRGT; encoded by the coding sequence ATGAACCCCGACACGCCCGTACGACGGCCGCGCCACCGCGGCATCTACCTGCTGCCGAACCTGTTCACCACCGCGGCCATGTTCTCGGGGTTTTACGCCATCGTGGCGAGCATTGGGGGCCGTTACACCGAGGCGGCGATCGCGGTGTTCGTGGCCGCGCTGCTGGACGGCCTGGATGGCCGCGTGGCGCGCATGACCCACACGCAGAGCGAGTTCGGCGTGCAGTACGACTCGCTGTCCGACCTGGTCAGCTTCGGCCTGGCGCCGGCGCTGGTGATGTACACCTGGTCGCTGTCGGCCCTGCGCGAGTACGGGCCGATGTGGGGCAAGGTGGGCTGGGCAGCGGCGTTCATCTACGCCGCCTGCGGCGCGTTGCGGCTGGCCCGCTTCAACACCCAGGTGGCGGTGGTCGACAAGCGCTATTTTCAGGGTCTGGCCAGCCCGTCGGCTGCGGCCGTCTGCATGTCGTTCGTCTGGACCATGGAGAAGACCGGCATCGCCGGCAGCACCCTGTGCTTCGTCACGCCGGTACTGGCGATGGTGACCGGCCTGCTGATGGTCAGCCGATTCCGTTATTTCAGCTTCAAGTCGTTGCCGTGGACCGCCGGCGAGGGCGTGTCGTTCGTCTGGATGGTCGTGGCCGTGCTGGTACTGGTGCTGCTGGCGATCGATCCGCCGCGGCTGTTGCTGGCGGTGTTCTCCGCCTACCTGCTGTCCGGTCCGGTGCTGACCCTGTGGGGGCGTGCCACCCATCGCCGCGTCCGGCGGGGCACCTGA
- a CDS encoding SPFH domain-containing protein, with protein MGQILALVVVIVVVIVITKLVRIVPQGFEWTVETFGKYTRTLSPGLHLLVPVYQSVGRKINMMEQVLDVPSQDVITKDNAVVRVDGVVFYQVLDAAKAAYEVSNLEQASLALVMTNIRTVLGSMDLDESLSKRDEINARLLSVVDEATHPWGVKVNRIEIKDIAPPRDLVDSMARQMKAEREKRANILEAEGFKQAAILKADGEKQSAILAAEGKREAAFREAEARERLAAAEAKATTLVSDAIAGGNVNALNYFVANKYVEALKEMANSPNQKMLLLPMEATGILGSLAGIAELAKESLGQQQTKSSIPPPR; from the coding sequence ATGGGACAGATACTCGCGCTGGTCGTCGTCATCGTGGTGGTCATCGTGATCACCAAGCTCGTGCGCATCGTGCCGCAGGGCTTCGAATGGACGGTCGAGACCTTCGGCAAATACACCCGGACGCTGTCGCCCGGCCTGCACCTGCTGGTGCCGGTCTACCAGTCGGTCGGCCGCAAGATCAACATGATGGAGCAGGTGCTGGACGTGCCCAGCCAGGATGTCATCACCAAGGACAATGCGGTGGTACGCGTCGACGGCGTGGTGTTCTACCAGGTGCTCGACGCGGCCAAGGCCGCCTATGAGGTGTCCAACCTGGAGCAGGCCTCGCTGGCGCTGGTGATGACCAACATCCGCACCGTGCTCGGCTCGATGGACCTGGACGAATCGTTGAGCAAGCGCGACGAGATCAATGCGCGCCTGCTCAGCGTGGTCGACGAGGCCACCCACCCGTGGGGCGTGAAGGTCAACCGCATCGAGATCAAGGACATCGCGCCGCCGCGCGACCTGGTCGACTCGATGGCCCGGCAGATGAAGGCCGAGCGCGAGAAGCGCGCCAACATCCTGGAGGCTGAGGGCTTCAAGCAGGCGGCGATCCTCAAGGCCGACGGCGAAAAGCAGAGCGCGATCCTGGCCGCCGAAGGCAAGCGGGAGGCGGCGTTCCGCGAGGCCGAGGCGCGCGAGCGGCTGGCCGCGGCGGAAGCCAAGGCGACCACCCTGGTCTCCGACGCGATCGCCGGCGGCAACGTCAACGCGTTGAACTACTTCGTCGCCAACAAGTACGTCGAGGCGCTGAAGGAAATGGCCAACTCACCCAACCAGAAGATGCTGCTGCTGCCGATGGAGGCCACCGGCATCCTCGGTTCGCTGGCCGGCATCGCCGAGCTGGCCAAGGAGTCGCTGGGCCAGCAGCAGACCAAGTCCTCCATTCCGCCGCCGCGCTGA
- a CDS encoding H-NS family nucleoid-associated regulatory protein → MAVDIKNLNHNQLNDLIAKAQTRQEELRKEKVGKLREKVHALIKAEGYTFDDIFGSARGGKVRRAKTTVAPKYRNPANPEQTWSGRGKRPRWFNDALKAGKKEKDLAI, encoded by the coding sequence ATGGCCGTCGATATCAAGAATCTCAACCACAACCAGCTCAACGACCTGATCGCCAAAGCGCAGACCCGCCAGGAAGAACTGCGCAAGGAAAAGGTCGGCAAGCTGCGCGAGAAGGTCCACGCGCTGATCAAGGCCGAGGGTTACACCTTCGACGACATCTTCGGTTCCGCCCGTGGCGGCAAGGTGCGTCGCGCCAAGACCACGGTGGCCCCGAAGTACCGCAATCCTGCCAATCCCGAGCAGACCTGGTCCGGCCGTGGCAAGCGCCCGCGCTGGTTCAACGACGCGCTGAAGGCCGGCAAGAAGGAAAAGGATCTGGCGATCTGA
- a CDS encoding NfeD family protein, translating into MWNLSAHYLWWILALLLIGGEVLIPGYFLLWIGIAAAAMGVLLWLVPGMGLLLQAVLFAVLALAACVFYARKLRPRIERSAPGSERLNRRAEQMIGQRYVLSEAIVNGRGKARVGDGQWLVAGPELPVGATVEVVAVDGTTLQVRSAA; encoded by the coding sequence ATGTGGAATCTATCCGCGCATTACCTCTGGTGGATCCTGGCCCTGCTGCTGATCGGCGGCGAAGTGCTGATCCCCGGCTATTTCCTGCTGTGGATCGGCATCGCGGCCGCGGCGATGGGCGTACTGCTGTGGCTGGTGCCGGGCATGGGCCTGCTGCTGCAGGCGGTGCTGTTCGCGGTGCTGGCGCTGGCCGCCTGCGTGTTCTACGCCCGCAAGCTGCGTCCGCGCATCGAGCGCAGCGCGCCGGGCAGCGAGCGCCTCAACCGCCGTGCCGAACAGATGATCGGCCAGCGCTACGTGCTCAGCGAGGCTATCGTCAACGGCCGCGGCAAGGCGCGCGTGGGTGACGGCCAGTGGCTGGTGGCCGGCCCGGAGTTGCCGGTCGGTGCCACGGTGGAGGTGGTGGCCGTGGACGGCACCACCCTGCAGGTGCGTTCCGCGGCATGA
- a CDS encoding class I SAM-dependent methyltransferase, which translates to MTAGGTYSTNWFEHNVPHWERWLASLRGRSGLRALEIGSFEGRSTVWLCENVLTAADATIDCVDLFQHDPVYGDYHARFRQNTARWRERIRELPGRSYEALKRLDGPYDLVYVDGWHSAFGALADGVMAWPMLRVGGVMIFDDYLWVPPKLGAPPRPAWWRRKWEKLHGRDWRKFSLMRQIETVRLDTPKLGVDGLLATLEGHYELLGISNQLALRKTRGFDAGQVGHDT; encoded by the coding sequence ATGACCGCTGGCGGGACCTATTCGACCAACTGGTTCGAGCACAACGTACCCCACTGGGAGCGCTGGCTCGCTTCATTGCGCGGTCGGTCCGGGCTGCGGGCCCTGGAGATCGGCAGCTTCGAGGGGCGTTCGACGGTCTGGCTGTGCGAGAACGTGCTGACCGCCGCCGACGCGACGATCGATTGCGTCGACCTGTTCCAGCACGACCCGGTCTACGGCGACTACCACGCACGGTTCCGGCAGAACACGGCGCGCTGGCGCGAACGTATCCGCGAGCTTCCCGGACGAAGCTACGAGGCGCTCAAGCGGCTCGACGGCCCGTACGACCTCGTCTACGTGGACGGCTGGCACTCGGCGTTCGGTGCCCTGGCCGACGGCGTGATGGCCTGGCCGATGCTTCGCGTCGGCGGCGTGATGATCTTCGACGACTACCTGTGGGTGCCGCCCAAGCTGGGCGCACCACCGCGGCCGGCATGGTGGCGGCGCAAGTGGGAAAAACTGCATGGGCGCGACTGGCGCAAATTTTCCCTGATGCGCCAGATCGAGACGGTGCGCCTGGATACGCCGAAGCTGGGCGTCGATGGCCTGCTCGCCACCCTGGAGGGGCACTACGAGTTGTTGGGCATCTCCAACCAGCTGGCGCTGCGCAAGACCCGGGGCTTCGACGCCGGCCAGGTTGGCCACGACACCTGA
- a CDS encoding DUF4124 domain-containing protein, protein MFRRPLFVLLLAASCSVSAQAYKWVDTHGVVHYTESAPPPGTKYKRITLTGDAEPLARPAAAPTGSQPADTGPEAVSSNLPMQDTPANRAKLCASLKTNLAALHGNGPVVMQQNGKQVLLDADQRKAQTDSAQAQYSQYCLEQQ, encoded by the coding sequence ATGTTCCGTCGCCCCCTGTTCGTCCTGCTGCTGGCCGCCAGTTGCAGCGTATCGGCCCAGGCTTACAAATGGGTCGATACTCATGGCGTGGTGCATTACACCGAGTCCGCCCCTCCTCCGGGGACGAAATACAAGCGCATCACCCTGACCGGCGATGCCGAACCCCTGGCCAGGCCCGCGGCCGCGCCGACCGGTAGCCAGCCGGCCGACACGGGGCCGGAGGCCGTTTCCTCGAACCTGCCCATGCAGGACACGCCTGCCAACCGGGCCAAGCTCTGCGCGTCGCTGAAAACCAACCTCGCCGCCCTGCATGGCAACGGCCCCGTCGTCATGCAGCAGAATGGAAAGCAGGTGCTGCTCGACGCCGACCAGCGCAAGGCGCAGACCGACTCGGCCCAGGCGCAGTACTCGCAGTATTGCCTCGAGCAGCAATAG
- the rimI gene encoding ribosomal protein S18-alanine N-acetyltransferase — protein MAVVSPPASEIRALQPQDLDAVAALEAESYEFPWSRGIFSDCLRAGHPCWVLWVEGQIAGYGILSIAAGEAHVLNLCIGRQWQGRGLGRRLLMRLLDVIRWSRAERVFLEVRPSNPVAQSLYRSVGFTEIGRRPRYYPAREGREDAIVMELVLGLDHTG, from the coding sequence GTGGCCGTGGTGAGCCCGCCGGCGAGCGAGATCCGCGCCCTGCAGCCGCAGGATCTCGATGCCGTGGCCGCGCTGGAAGCGGAGTCCTACGAATTCCCCTGGAGCCGCGGCATCTTCTCCGACTGCCTGCGCGCGGGTCATCCGTGCTGGGTGCTGTGGGTTGAAGGGCAGATCGCCGGCTACGGCATCCTGTCGATCGCTGCCGGCGAGGCGCACGTGCTGAATCTTTGCATCGGCCGCCAGTGGCAGGGGCGCGGCCTGGGTCGGCGCCTGCTGATGCGTCTGCTCGACGTGATCCGCTGGAGCCGCGCCGAGCGCGTGTTCCTGGAAGTGCGTCCGTCCAATCCGGTGGCGCAGAGCCTGTACCGTTCGGTGGGGTTCACCGAGATCGGTCGGCGTCCCCGTTATTACCCGGCGCGCGAAGGCCGCGAGGACGCCATCGTGATGGAGCTGGTGCTCGGTCTCGACCACACGGGTTGA
- a CDS encoding sigma-54-dependent transcriptional regulator — translation MRTVLIIDDNPSVGEALSLALSLHEIRPLVALTPEEGLAMLARENVGVVIQDMNFTADTTSGEEGVALFRAIREQHPDLPVILLTAWTHLETAVELVKAGAADYLAKPWDDAKLLATVENLLELSESTREVARSRNERRRRRENLRSRYELDGLVFASEAMAQTLELACQVARSEVPVLITGPNGAGKERIAAIIHANSAVKRGPFIAVNCGALPGELIEAELFGAEAGAYTGANKAREGRFELADGGTLFLDEIGNLPLPGQMKLLRVLETGQFERLGSGRTRHAKVRVLSATNADLKAMIKAGTFREDLYYRLNVIDVNLPPLSDRIDDILPLAEHFLDGRAELGDAAREALLGYPWPGNVRELKNAIERAALLSGGRPITPELLNLPAVAASPSRNLDEPSRESVEAALARADGVVSRAAQSLGLSRQALYRRIERYGLAVSG, via the coding sequence ATGCGCACCGTACTGATCATCGACGACAACCCGTCCGTGGGCGAGGCGCTCTCGCTGGCGCTTTCGCTGCACGAGATCCGCCCGCTGGTGGCGCTCACCCCGGAAGAGGGCCTGGCTATGCTGGCCCGCGAGAACGTGGGCGTGGTGATCCAGGACATGAACTTCACCGCGGACACTACCTCGGGCGAGGAGGGCGTGGCGCTGTTCCGGGCGATCCGCGAGCAGCATCCGGACCTGCCGGTGATCCTGCTCACCGCGTGGACGCACCTGGAGACCGCGGTGGAACTGGTCAAGGCCGGTGCCGCCGACTACCTCGCCAAGCCCTGGGACGACGCCAAGCTGCTGGCCACGGTGGAGAACCTGCTGGAACTGTCCGAATCCACCCGGGAGGTGGCGCGCTCGCGCAACGAGCGCCGCCGCCGCCGCGAGAACCTGCGCAGCCGCTACGAGCTGGATGGCCTGGTGTTCGCCTCCGAGGCGATGGCGCAGACGCTGGAGCTGGCGTGCCAGGTGGCGCGCTCGGAGGTGCCGGTGCTGATCACCGGGCCGAACGGCGCGGGCAAGGAGCGCATCGCCGCGATCATCCACGCCAACTCGGCGGTGAAGCGCGGGCCGTTCATCGCGGTGAACTGCGGCGCATTGCCGGGCGAGCTGATCGAGGCCGAGCTGTTCGGCGCCGAGGCCGGCGCTTACACCGGCGCGAACAAGGCGCGCGAGGGCCGCTTCGAGCTCGCCGACGGCGGCACGCTGTTCCTGGACGAGATCGGCAACCTGCCGCTGCCGGGCCAGATGAAGCTGCTGCGCGTGCTGGAGACCGGCCAGTTCGAGCGGCTCGGCTCCGGCCGCACGCGCCATGCCAAGGTGCGCGTGCTCAGCGCCACCAATGCCGACCTGAAGGCGATGATCAAGGCCGGTACGTTCCGCGAGGACCTTTACTACCGGCTCAACGTGATCGACGTGAACCTGCCGCCGCTGTCCGATCGCATCGACGACATCCTGCCGTTGGCCGAGCACTTCCTCGACGGCCGCGCCGAACTGGGCGATGCCGCGCGCGAGGCGCTGCTTGGCTATCCCTGGCCGGGCAACGTGCGCGAGCTGAAAAATGCGATCGAGCGTGCGGCACTGCTCTCGGGCGGTCGTCCGATCACGCCGGAGCTGCTCAATCTTCCGGCGGTGGCGGCCAGCCCTTCGCGCAACCTGGACGAGCCCAGCCGCGAATCGGTGGAGGCGGCACTGGCAAGGGCCGATGGCGTGGTCAGCCGGGCGGCGCAATCGCTGGGCCTGTCGCGCCAGGCGCTGTATCGCCGCATCGAGCGTTACGGGCTGGCCGTCAGCGGTTGA
- a CDS encoding proline--tRNA ligase, with protein MRLSQFHLATVKEVPAEAELVSHKLMLRAGMIRKLAAGLYTWTPLGLRVLRKVEAVVREEMDRAGAIEMLMPTVQPRELWEETGRWEKFGGQLLKIADRKAQDFCYAPTAEEVITDFARQELKSYKQLPVNFYQIQTKFRDEIRPRFGVMRAREFLMKDAYSFHLGQESLAQTYQAMYDAYGRIFTRLGLKFRAVQADTGAIGGNASHEFQVIADSGEDVIAFSDGSDYAANVEKAEALSPAIARPAPSAALSRVDTPKQKTIDEVSAFLRVPATQCVKTLIVKGREGLVALCLRGDHAFNEVKANKLPELTDDIVMASEEEIVAAIGAKPGSIGPVGLPESIPLIVDRSAAVLADFVCGGNTDDTHYTGANWERDARITRVEDIRQVVAGDPSPDGLGTLRIARGIEVGHVFQLGSKYAEAMDATVLDDQGKAQVMLMGCYGIGVSRIVAAAIEQRHDDAGILWPEPMAPWRVAVCMINPKGQAEVTAAAESLYSELAARGIEVVLDDRGLRPGAMFADMELIGIPHRVVVSERGVAAGTLEYRARDAAESRQVTVDELLRLFG; from the coding sequence ATGCGCCTCAGCCAATTCCACCTGGCCACCGTCAAGGAAGTCCCCGCCGAAGCCGAGCTGGTCAGCCACAAGCTGATGCTGCGCGCCGGCATGATCCGCAAGCTGGCGGCCGGCCTCTATACCTGGACCCCGCTCGGCCTGCGCGTACTGCGCAAGGTCGAGGCGGTCGTGCGCGAGGAAATGGACCGCGCCGGCGCAATCGAGATGCTGATGCCCACGGTGCAACCGAGAGAGCTGTGGGAGGAAACCGGCCGCTGGGAGAAGTTCGGCGGACAACTGCTGAAGATCGCCGACCGCAAGGCGCAGGATTTCTGCTATGCGCCCACCGCCGAGGAAGTGATCACCGACTTCGCACGCCAGGAACTGAAGAGCTACAAGCAGCTTCCGGTCAACTTCTACCAGATCCAGACCAAGTTCCGCGACGAGATCCGCCCCCGCTTCGGCGTGATGCGCGCGCGCGAGTTCCTGATGAAGGACGCCTACTCCTTCCACCTCGGCCAGGAGTCGCTGGCACAGACCTACCAGGCAATGTACGACGCCTATGGGCGCATCTTCACCCGGCTTGGCCTGAAGTTCCGCGCCGTGCAGGCGGACACCGGCGCGATCGGCGGCAACGCCAGCCACGAGTTCCAGGTAATCGCCGACTCCGGCGAGGACGTGATCGCCTTCTCCGACGGCTCGGACTATGCCGCCAACGTGGAGAAGGCCGAGGCGCTGTCGCCCGCCATCGCGCGCCCGGCACCGTCCGCTGCCCTGTCCCGCGTCGACACGCCGAAGCAGAAAACCATCGACGAGGTCTCCGCCTTCCTGAGGGTGCCGGCGACGCAGTGCGTGAAGACGCTGATCGTCAAGGGCCGCGAGGGTCTGGTCGCGCTGTGCCTGCGCGGCGACCACGCGTTCAACGAGGTGAAGGCCAACAAGCTGCCCGAGCTGACGGACGACATCGTGATGGCGTCCGAGGAGGAGATCGTGGCCGCCATCGGCGCGAAGCCCGGCTCGATCGGCCCGGTCGGCCTGCCGGAGTCGATCCCGTTGATCGTCGATCGCAGCGCGGCCGTGCTGGCCGACTTCGTCTGCGGCGGCAATACCGACGACACCCACTACACCGGTGCCAACTGGGAGCGCGACGCACGCATCACCCGGGTGGAGGACATCCGCCAGGTGGTCGCCGGCGACCCCTCGCCGGATGGCCTGGGCACGCTGCGGATCGCCCGCGGCATCGAGGTTGGCCACGTGTTCCAGCTCGGCTCCAAATACGCCGAGGCGATGGACGCCACCGTGCTCGACGACCAGGGCAAGGCACAGGTGATGCTGATGGGCTGCTACGGCATCGGCGTGAGCCGCATCGTGGCCGCCGCGATCGAACAGCGCCACGACGACGCCGGCATCCTCTGGCCGGAGCCGATGGCGCCCTGGCGCGTGGCGGTGTGCATGATCAATCCCAAGGGCCAGGCCGAGGTCACCGCGGCCGCCGAATCGCTCTATTCGGAGCTGGCCGCCCGCGGTATCGAGGTGGTGCTGGACGATCGCGGCCTGCGCCCGGGCGCGATGTTCGCGGACATGGAGCTGATCGGCATTCCGCACCGCGTGGTGGTGAGCGAACGCGGGGTGGCCGCCGGCACGCTGGAATACCGCGCGCGCGACGCGGCCGAGAGCCGCCAGGTCACGGTGGACGAACTGCTTCGGCTATTTGGCTGA